A region from the Lolium perenne isolate Kyuss_39 chromosome 4, Kyuss_2.0, whole genome shotgun sequence genome encodes:
- the LOC139830062 gene encoding histone H4-like — IHQRAGDQRVGGQLLAANQSRSPWTWTQQRRIYRASTAAPVAKRHRKVLRDNIQGITKPAIRRLARRGGVKRISGLIYEETRGVLKIFLENVIRDAVTYTEHARRKTVTAMDVVYALKRQGRTLYGFGG, encoded by the coding sequence ATCCATCAACGCGCTGGAGATCAACGCGTAGGCGGTCAATTACTCGCAGCAAACCAATCACGGTCCCCGTGGACGTGGACCCAGCAGCGTCGTATTTACCGAGCGAGCACCGCAGCTCCGGTGGCCAAGCGCCACCGGAAGGTGCTGCGCGACAACATCCAGGGCATCACCAAGCCGGCCATCCGGCGCCTCGCGCGGAGGGGCGGCGTGAAGCGCATCTCCGGGCTCATCTACGAGGAGACCCGCGGCGTGCTCAAGATCttcctcgagaacgtcatccgcgacGCCGTCACCTACACCGAGCACGCCCGCCGCAAGACCGTCACCGCCATGGACGTCGTCTACGCCCTCAAGCGCCAGGGACGCACCCTCTACGGATTCGGAGGCTGA
- the LOC127292461 gene encoding histone H4 yields MSGRGKGGKGLGKGGAKRHRKVLRDNIQGITKPAIRRLARRGGVKRISGLIYEETRGVLKIFLENVIRDAVTYTEHARRKTVTAMDVVYALKRQGRTLYGFGG; encoded by the coding sequence ATGTCGGgccgcggcaagggaggcaagggcctAGGCAAGGGCGGCGCCAAGCGCCACCGGAAGGTGCTGCGCGACAACATCCAGGGAATCACCAAGCCGGCCATCCGGCGCCTGGCGCGGAGGGGCGGCGTGAAGCGCATCTCCGGGCTCATCTACGAGGAGACCCGCGGCGTGCTCAAGATCttcctcgagaacgtcatccgcgacGCCGTCACCTACACCGAGCACGCCCGCCGCAAGACCGTCACCGCCATGGACGTCGTCTACGCCCTCAAGCGCCAGGGACGCACCCTCTACGGCTTCGGCGGCTGA